CAAGCATTATTCTGGAAAGGTACAGAAGTAAAAGATCTCCAGGGATCAGGGAATGAAGAACAAGCTATGAGCCGAGTCGATATATTAGAACCTCTTCTTCACGGTCGGAGCTCATCAGTGGAAAGTGAATTAAATATGTGGCTAAAACATCACTCTGTGTTTAAAatatctacagtaagacacataAACCATACATCTTCATACAGGCGAGCGCGGGGTCAGTCCTTTTTCTTGTctgaggctgctgctgctgccgtcGTTGCCGTCGGCGCCAGCCCGTTAGCCACGGAGCCGTTGGCGTTCCCGTTACATTCCGTCTGAAAACCAGGAGCAGAGAGGTCAGTGTTAATAAAGAAGCCCCAGTCTGATTGGCTGGGCTAACTGAACCGACCTAAACGGCCAAGAGCAGCAGGTGGTGGGTCCAGACCTCCATATGTCTgagcactactactactgtggCTTTTCAAATTGCTCTTCCATGATGGTCATATTTCTACAGGTaccgctgcacagtagaacagtgcaccaccaccaccaccgctgCCACCACTCCTGAGTCTGTGCCCTGAAGGTCTCTGAAGATCTTGTGAAGCCACAGGCGGGCTTTCTGGCCTTTCTACTAATCCTACAAGCAGCTCTTGGAGAACCATGACCCCCATACTCTACTCGCCCACTACATCTCAAGCTCCATCAGATCCACCTACTTTACCAGTTAAGGTTACCCATAACTTCCCCTTCGCTCACACGCCAATCGCCCACTAACATCgcaagctcttcacaggggtcGTCAGGTCAGAACCTCTCTTAATTAAGCCCACCACAACCCTGGAAGGCTTAAAAGTGAAGTCTGGCGTCCCAGACCCACTCCTCTCCAAGCTCACTTAGCAGGATCACTCACGATTGTGGTATCGCTACACCAACAGCCTATACCTCCCACCATACTACaccttctaataaagtggttgTGAGTGTTGTGGCAGATCGGCCCTTTCGTGGCTTTCTCGTGCTCTACCTTGCAGTCGCCGCCGGACGTTCCCTTGTCTGTTCCCGCTCCCGTCTCCTGCACCGCTTTTTTGGTCCAGAAGCGGCTGATGAACGGCGAGATGAAGGGGTAGATGATGGGTTCCAGGAATCGCTTATAAACCCACAGGAGGACGGGGATGACGATGCAGGGGATGCAGACCATGGCTGGAATTCGGCCTTCTGGGTGGAGAGCACTGGaggttaaaaacaaacaaacaatggcTTAATAAACATCTAATAAAGATCTCAGCTGAGAGGACCAAGACCATGTTCACCAGCTGGAGCACCAGAACCAATCATCCAAGCCTCCTGATGCTAGTGTGGGGTTGAATGCTATCAAATAACGAAGAACAAGGTGGGTCTGACTCTAAGAAAGTGGCCACAAGGTacagtatttggacaaaagtattgggacacccgatCCTTCGTTGTTTCCTTTGAAACCAAGGGTAccgtccctactgtccagggaagaaggctttccactcgattttggaggagcattgctgtgaggatctgattgcaggTCAGAATGGTGGGAGACCACCCACTCCCACCCTCATCCCATACATAGAAGTACATCTGTGTCAATGGGGGCAACGGtggcagcttaaagtagctgaatgcattcattagaaggggtgtccaaaagtatttggacatttagtgtgggTTTGATTTGATGGGCTTTCACCAGAAGTTCGTAGGTCAAAAGTCGTGTCACGTCCATCCTTAAATATGGACACGTCTGGTAAATTGGCCGTAAAGGAGCAATTTCATCCCACTAGAGTTGAGAATTAAGTGTTTTATTCGGACTGAAATCATCATTAGCTTCGTGTTCGTAGGCTACCTTTCataattgtccgttccaccttaaatagtgcagcagttacagtctggcgcctcaggcgccagactgtaactgctgcactatttaaggttgAACGGAGAGTTAGCCTCAGAAGCTAACAGCTCGTAAACAAACCGCCCCTACTGTGTTTAAAGTGAGatttacaaacacatacattaaTATAAATCATTTTCAAACCTTccataaacaaaatataaagtTTTACTCACCAAAAGCCTTTTGTTTTAATCAGTAAAAGCGGCTTTAAGCTCGTTTCGAcacagagcagaggagaagagcgGCGTAGAAAAGCCCAGAACTGCTGCTGCGGCTTTCTACCGCCATCCAGCGGAGCGGAGACTGACCAGCACTGCAGTCAgcaggtgggtgtttctaataaagtggccaggctataagcacaaggtaggtgtttctaataaagtggccaggctataagcacaaggtgggtgtttctaataaagtggccaggctataagcacaaggtgggtgtttctaataaagtggccaggctataagcacaaggtgggtgtttctaataaagtggccaggcaaTAAGTaccaggtaggtgtttctaataaagtggccaggcaaTAAGTaccaggtaggtgtttctaataaagtggccaggctataagcacaaggtgggtgtttctaataaagtggccaggctataagcacaaggtgagtgtttctaataaagtggccaggctataagcacaaggtaggtgtttctaataaagtggccaggctataagcacaaggtgggtgtttctaataaagtggccaggcaaTAAGTaccaggtaggtgtttctaataaaatggccaggcTATAAGTACaatgtgggtgtttctaataaagtggccaagctataagcacaatgtaggtgtttctaataaagtggccaggctataagtacaatgtgggtgtttctaataaagtggccaggctataagcacaatgtaggtgtttctaataaagtggccaggctataatcacaaggtgggtgtttctaataaagtggccaggctataagtaccaggtaggtgtttctaataaagtggccaggctataatcacaaggtgggtgtttctaataaagtggccaggcaaTAAGTaccaggtaggtgtttctaataaagtggccaggctataagtacaatgtgggtgtttctaataaagtggccaggctataagcacaatgtaggtgtttctaataaagtggccaggctataagcacaatgtaggtgtttctaataaagtggccaggcaaTAAGTACaatgtgggtgtttctaataaagtggccaggctataagcacaatgtaggtgtttctaataaagtggccaggctataagcacaatgtaggtgtttctaataaagtggccaggctataagcacaaggtaggtgtttctaataaagtggccaggctataagcacaaggtaggtgtttctaataaagtggccaggctataagcacaaggtaggtgtttctaataaagtggccaggctacacatacaaggtaggtgtttctaataaagtggccaggctataagcacaaggtaggtgtttctaataaagtggccaggctataatcacaaggtaggtgtttctaataaagtggccaggctaaaaacacaaggtgggtgtttctaataaagtggccaggctataagcacaaggtaggtgtttctaataaagtggccaggctataagcacaaggtaggtgtttctaataaagtggccaggctataatcacaaggtgggtgtttctaataaagtggccaggctacACATACaagatgggtgtttctaataaagtggccaggctataatcacaatgtaggtgtttctaataaagtggccaggctataagcacaaggtaggtgtttctaataaagtgtccaggctataagcacaaggtaggtgtttctaataaagtggccaggctataagcacaaggtgggtgtttctaataaagtgtccaggctataagcacaaggtgggtgtttctaataaagtggccaggcaaTAAGTaccaggtaggtgtttctaataaagtggccaggctataatcacaaggtgggtgtttctaataaagtggccaggctataagcacaaggtgggtgtttctaataaagtgtccaggctataagcacaaggtgggtgtttctaataaagtggccaggctataagcacaaggtaggtgtttctaataaagtggccaggctataagcacaaggtgggtgtttctaataaagtggccaggctataatcacaatgtaggtgtttctaataaagtggccaggctataagcacaaggtaggtgtttctaataaagtggccaggctataagtacaaggtgggtgtttctaataaagtggccaggcaaTAAGTaccaggtaggtgtttctaataaagtggccaggctataagcaccaggtgggtgtttctaataaagtggccaggctataatcacaatgtaggtgtttctaataaagtggccaggctataagcacaaggtgggtgtttctaataaagtgtccaggctataagcacaaggtaggtgtttctaataaagtggccaggctataagcacaaggtgggtgtttctaataaagtggccaggctataagcacaaggtgggtgtttctaataaagtggccaggctataagtacaaggtgggtgtttctaataaagtggccaggctataagcaccaggtgggtgtttctaataaagtggccaggctataatcacaatgtaggtgtttctaataaagtggccaggctataagcacaaggtgggtgtttctaataaagtggccaggctataagtacaaggtgggtgtttctaataaagtggccaggctataagcacaaggtgggtgtttctaataaagtggccaggctataagtacaaggtgggtgtttctaataaagtggccaggctataagtaccaggtaggtgtttctaataaagtgtccaggctataagcacaaggtaggtgtttctaataaagtggccaggctataagcacaaggtgggtgtttctaataaagtgtccaggctataagcacaaggtgggtgtttctaataaagtggccaggctataagtacaaggtgggtgtttctaataaagtggccaggcaaTAAGTaccaggtaggtgtttctaataaagtggccaggctataatcacaaggtaggtgtttctaataaagtggccaggctataagcacaaggtgggtgtttctaataaagtggccaggctataatcacaatgtaggtgtttctaataaagtggccaggctataagcacaaggtaggtgtttctaataaagtggccaggctataagtacaaggtgggtgtttctaataaagtggccaggcaaTAAGTaccaggtaggtgtttctaataaagtggccaggctataatcacaaggtgggtgtttctaataaagtgtccaggctataagtacaaggtgggtgtttctaataaagtggccaggctataagcacaaggtgggtgtttctaataaagtggccaggctataagcacaaggtgggtgtttctaataaagtggccaggctataagcacaaggtgggtgtttctaataaagtggccaggctataagtacaaggtgggtgtttctaataaagtggccaggctataagcaccaggtgggtgtttctaataaagtggccaggctataatcacaatgtaggtgtttctaataaagtggccaggctataagcacaaggtaggtgtttctaataaagtgtccaggctataagcacaaggtaggtgtttctaataaagtggccaggctataagcacaaggtgggtgtttctaataaagtgtccaggctataagcacaaggtgggtgtttctaataaagtggccaggcaaTAAGTaccaggtaggtgtttctaataaagtggccaggctataatcacaaggtgggtgtttctaataaagtggccaggctataagcacaaggtgggtgtttctaataaagtgtccaggctataagcacaaggtgggtgtttctaataaagtggccaggctataagcacaaggtaggtgtttctaataaagtggccaggctataagcacaaggtgggtgtttctaataaagtggccaggctataatcacaatgtaggtgtttctaataaagtggccaggctataagcacaaggtaggtgtttctaataaagtggccaggctataagtacaaggtgggtgtttctaataaagtggccaggcaaTAAGTaccaggtaggtgtttctaataaagtggccaggctataatcacaaggtgggtgtttctaataaagtgtccaggctataagtacaaggtgggtgtttctaataaagtggccaggctataagcacaaggtgggtgtttctaataaagtggccaggctataagcacaaggtgggtgtttctaataaagtggccaggctataagtacaaggtgggtgtttctaataaagtggccaggctataagcaccaggtgggtgtttctaataaagtggccaggctataatcacaatgtaggtgtttctaataaagtggccaggctataagcacaaggtaggtgtttctaataaagtggccaggctataagcacaaggtgggtgtttctaataaagtggccaggcaaTAAGTaccaggtaggtgtttctaataaagtggccaggctataatcacaaggtgagtgtttctaataaagtggccaagctACACatacaatgtaggtgtttctaataaagtggccaggctataagtacaaggtaggtgtttctaataaagtggccaggctaaaaacacaaggtgggtgtttctaataaagtgtccaggctataagcacaaggtgggtgtttctaataaagtggccaggctataagcacaaggtgggtgtttctaataaagtggccaggctataagcacaaggtaggtgtttctaataaagtgtccaggctataagcacaaggtaggtgtttctaataaagtggccaggctataagcacaatgtaggtgtttctaataaagtgtccaggctataagcacaaggtaggtgt
This sequence is a window from Salminus brasiliensis chromosome 18, fSalBra1.hap2, whole genome shotgun sequence. Protein-coding genes within it:
- the LOC140539405 gene encoding uncharacterized protein encodes the protein MVCIPCIVIPVLLWVYKRFLEPIIYPFISPFISRFWTKKAVQETGAGTDKGTSGGDCKTECNGNANGSVANGLAPTATTAAAAASDKKKD